The following are from one region of the Sardina pilchardus chromosome 4, fSarPil1.1, whole genome shotgun sequence genome:
- the ino80da gene encoding INO80 complex subunit Da isoform X1, with product MYEGKHIHFSEVDNKPLCSYSPKLCKQRRLNGYAFCIRHVLEDKTAPFKQCEYVAKYNSQRCTNPIPKSEDRRYCNSHLQVLGFIPKKERKKKHDALEEMRGRSHLDSVALNITVPSLALKASNGLDELPPSLPCSRLLPLPDGEHLDPFAFYEEDAEAEEGTLRKGSSVRKKPQSRLVLSQRLPPPPPPPPPPPLPRDTDLLKPRSEHFSPSAARPGPHPSSPLCAQLPLQHSGLLRLPKHSGSLPPYSRQGSQQGLLCKPAPPHTGPPLPPGLAPGGAAPGPGQPSGSSLSRKGLLTATPLLSGTLDSVQRHLVAMRPASFSPPPACLQRLKHLVQLCSNRQEEHGDLFPHLGLDWSEDSGEEDYEDFETLSPSQFSGRSQEGSMQDHSLEDTSSSRRVRLARLCALLQDKYKHLCRQERAATRQKRHRYAFRKALLHAAAKDPDCTAELIQALCKISRSSSSAKQVRLGVPETTGLCTGSTKSQACRNRALPFTQHCFQHILLNRSQQLFSSCTAKFADGQQCSIPVFDITHQTPLCEEHAKKMDNFLRGDGNRRQLQQQQQQQQQQHLHHQQQQQHHLLHQHQHQRKPRKKTKPPALTKKHKKKRRRGPRRPQKPIPPALPQGNLAMPSSLALPTNAASVSRSLSTPELSTDELPDDITNDIADIPNDLELNQEDFSDVLPRLPDDLQDFDLFEGKNGELLPTTEEAEELVRALQAMGSYPDSLACLSSMGELAPGVPSGSMGDLLNGRLPAENFTSLELEENLLHSADAHFPPSPSPPPAPASRQAPVPAAPSAPSLTPAPQTPSEPQRTFPRPAAPPHALAKAEPACSSPSAGPFSSSEHVPSPYSEHMASPHAGHFQADSPLLLEVPLSGVPGPPRPPWNHLPLSLADASPYGSLMGPEGHLLSTSLSTPPSTAHQAALQPTAALSALPQGGLTGLGSPPAPAASTTASSSSPPSSSPTRELLGAAQAKQQLPQFSAAFGHQLASSHSGIPKDVQPSHSSTAPPTGFTIASATAASANSATPPFPHSN from the exons ATGTATGagggcaaacacatacacttctCGGAGGTGGACAATAAGCCATTGTGCTCGTACAGCCCCAAGCTCTGCAAGCAGCGCAGACTCAACGGCTATGCCTTCTGCATCCGGCACGTTCTAGAGGACAAGACCGCTCCCTTCAAGCAATGTGAATATGTGGCTAAGTACAACAGCCAGCGATGCACCAACCCCATCCCCAAATCTGAGGACCGCAG ATACTGTAACAGCCACCTGCAGGTGCTGGGCTTCATCCCCAAGAAGGAGCGCAAGAAGAAGCATGACGCGCTGGAGGAGATGCGTGGGCGGTCGCACCTGGACTCGGTGGCCCTCAATATCACCGTGCCCTCGCTGGCGCTGAAGGCCTCCAACGGCCTGGACGAGTTGCCGCCCTCGCTGCCGTGTTCGCGCCTGCTGCCCCTGCCCGACGGGGAGCACCTGGACCCGTTCGCCTTCTACGAGGAGGACGCGGAGGCGGAGGAAGGCACGCTGCGCAAGGGCTCCTCGGTCAGGAAGAAGCCGCAGAGTCGGCTGGTGCTCAGCCAGAGActgcctccgccgccgccgccgccgccgccaccaccgctgccACGCGACACCGACCTCCTCAAGCCTCGCTCCGAGCACTTTAGCCCTTCGGCTGCGCGCCCCGGCCCTCACCCTTCCTCCCCCCTGTGCGCCCAGCTTCCCCTCCAGCACAGCGGACTCCTCCGGCTGCCCAAGCACTCTGGCAGCCTGCCCCCTTACTCCCGCCAGGGCTCGCAGCAGGGTTTATTATGCAAGCCAGCACCACCTCACACTGGCCCCCCACTGCCTCCTGGGCTGGCCCCCGGCGGCGCCGCGCCCGGTCCGGGGCAGCCGTCTGGCTCCTCCCTCAGCAGGAAAGGCCTGCTCACTGCCACGCCTTTGCTGTCCGGCACGCTGGACTCGGTGCAGCGCCACCTGGTGGCAATGCGGCCCGCTTCCTTCTCGCCGCCCCCGGCCTGCCTGCAGAGGCTCAAGCACTTGGTGCAGCTGTGCTCCAACAGGCAAGAGGAACACGGGGATCTCTTCCCTCATCTAG GGTTGGACTGGTCTGAAGACAGTGGGGAGGAGGACTATGAAGACTTTGAAACACTTTCACCTTCCCAATTCTCTGGGAGATCACAGGAAGGATCCATGCAAGACCA CTCTCTGGAGGACACGAGTAGCTCCAGGAGGGTCCGGCTGGCCCGCCTCTGCGCCCTCCTGCAGGACAAGTACAAGCACCTGTGCCGGCAGGAGAGGGCCGCCACACGCCAGAAGAGACACCGATATGCCTTCCGCAAAGCCCTGCTGCACGCCGCCGCCAAGGACCCCGACTGCACGGCGGAGCTCATCCAGGCGCTCTGCAAGATCTCGCGATCCTCCTCAAG TGCAAAGCAGGTGCGACTGGGCGTCCCAGAGACCACTGGGCTCTGCACGGGCAGCACCAAGAGCCAGGCCTGCAGAAACAGAGCCCTGCCCTTCACCCAACACTGCTTCCAAC ACATCCTGCTGAACCGCTCCCAGCAGCTCTTCTCCAGCTGCACGGCCAAGTTTGCTGATGGACAGCAGTGCTCCATCCCCGTCTTTGACATCACGCACCAGACCCCGCTGTGCGAGGAACACGCCAAAAAAATG gACAACTTCCTGCGTGGGGATGGCAACAGGagacagctgcagcagcagcagcagcaacagcagcagcagcatctgcaccatcagcagcagcagcagcaccacctcctccatcagcaccagcaccaacGCAAGCCGCGCAAGAAGACCAAGCCGCCGGCGCTCACCAAGAAACACAAGAAGAAGCGGCGGAGAGGGCCGCGCCGGCCGCAGAAGCCCATCCCGCCCGCGCTGCCCCAGGGCAACCTGGCCATGCCCTCCAGCCTGGCGCTGCCCACCAACGCTGCCAGTGTCAG CAGGAGTCTTTCGACGCCGGAGCTGAGCACGGACGAGCTtcctgacgacatcaccaatgACATAGCGGACATTCCAAACGACCTCGAACTGAACCAGGAGGATTTCTCGGACGTGTTGCCACGGCTTCCTGACGACCTGCAGGACTTTGACCTGTTTGAAG gtaaaAATGGGGAGTTGCTGCCCACCActgaggaggcggaggagctGGTGCGGGCGCTGCAGGCCATGGGCTCCTACCCGGACTCGCTGGCGTGCCTCTCCTCCATGGGCGAGCTGGCGCCAGGCGTGCCCTCGGGCAGCATGGGCGACCTGCTCAACGGCCGCCTGCCCGCCGAGAACTTCACCAGCCTCGAGCTGGAGGAGAACCTGCTGCACTCGGCCGACGCCCACTTCCCGCCCTCGCCCTCGCCGCCGCCTGCGCCCGCCTCGCGCCAGGCTCCCGTGCCCGCCGCCCCCTCGGCCCCCAGCCTGACCCCCGCCCCCCAGACGCCCAGCGAGCCCCAGAGGACGTTCCCGCGGCCCGCCGCTCCGCCCCACGCGCTGGCCAAGGCCGAGCCGGCCTGCTCCTCGCCCTCCGCCGGGCCCTTCAGCAGCAGCGAGCACGTGCCCTCCCCCTACAGCGAGCACATGGCCTCGCCCCACGCCGGCCACTTCCAGGCCGACTCGCCGCTGCTCCTGGAGGTGCCGCTGAGCGGGGTGCCCGGCCCGCCGCGGCCGCCCTGGAACCACCTGCCCCTCTCTCTGGCCGACGCCTCGCCGTACGGCAGCCTGATGGGGCCGGAGGGGCACCTGCTGTCCACCTCTCTGTCCACGCCGCCCTCCACCGCGCACCAGGCGGCCCTGCAGCCCACGGCGGCCCTGTCGGCGCTGCCCCAGGGGGGTCTGACGGGGCTGGGCTCGCCCCCCGCGCCGGCCGCCTCCACCACCGCCTCGTCCTCGTCCCCCCCCTCGTCCTCCCCGACGCGGGAGCTCCTGGGCGCGGCGCAGGCCAAGCAGCAGCTACCGCAGTTCAGTGCCGCCTTCGGCCACCAGCTGGCCTCCTCCCACAGCGGCATCCCCAAGGATGTGCAGCCCAGCCACAgctccacagcgccccctacgGGCTTCACCATCGCCAGTGCCACGGCTGCAAGTGCCAACAGCGCCACTCCCCCCTTCCCGCACAGTAACTGA
- the ino80da gene encoding INO80 complex subunit Da isoform X2 — MYEGKHIHFSEVDNKPLCSYSPKLCKQRRLNGYAFCIRHVLEDKTAPFKQCEYVAKYNSQRCTNPIPKSEDRRYCNSHLQVLGFIPKKERKKKHDALEEMRGRSHLDSVALNITVPSLALKASNGLDELPPSLPCSRLLPLPDGEHLDPFAFYEEDAEAEEGTLRKGSSVRKKPQSRLVLSQRLPPPPPPPPPPPLPRDTDLLKPRSEHFSPSAARPGPHPSSPLCAQLPLQHSGLLRLPKHSGSLPPYSRQGSQQGLLCKPAPPHTGPPLPPGLAPGGAAPGPGQPSGSSLSRKGLLTATPLLSGTLDSVQRHLVAMRPASFSPPPACLQRLKHLVQLCSNRQEEHGDLFPHLGLDWSEDSGEEDYEDFETLSPSQFSGRSQEGSMQDHSLEDTSSSRRVRLARLCALLQDKYKHLCRQERAATRQKRHRYAFRKALLHAAAKDPDCTAELIQALCKISRSSSSAKQVRLGVPETTGLCTGSTKSQACRNRALPFTQHCFQHILLNRSQQLFSSCTAKFADGQQCSIPVFDITHQTPLCEEHAKKMDNFLRGDGNRRQLQQQQQQQQQQHLHHQQQQQHHLLHQHQHQRKPRKKTKPPALTKKHKKKRRRGPRRPQKPIPPALPQGNLAMPSSLALPTNAASVRSLSTPELSTDELPDDITNDIADIPNDLELNQEDFSDVLPRLPDDLQDFDLFEGKNGELLPTTEEAEELVRALQAMGSYPDSLACLSSMGELAPGVPSGSMGDLLNGRLPAENFTSLELEENLLHSADAHFPPSPSPPPAPASRQAPVPAAPSAPSLTPAPQTPSEPQRTFPRPAAPPHALAKAEPACSSPSAGPFSSSEHVPSPYSEHMASPHAGHFQADSPLLLEVPLSGVPGPPRPPWNHLPLSLADASPYGSLMGPEGHLLSTSLSTPPSTAHQAALQPTAALSALPQGGLTGLGSPPAPAASTTASSSSPPSSSPTRELLGAAQAKQQLPQFSAAFGHQLASSHSGIPKDVQPSHSSTAPPTGFTIASATAASANSATPPFPHSN, encoded by the exons ATGTATGagggcaaacacatacacttctCGGAGGTGGACAATAAGCCATTGTGCTCGTACAGCCCCAAGCTCTGCAAGCAGCGCAGACTCAACGGCTATGCCTTCTGCATCCGGCACGTTCTAGAGGACAAGACCGCTCCCTTCAAGCAATGTGAATATGTGGCTAAGTACAACAGCCAGCGATGCACCAACCCCATCCCCAAATCTGAGGACCGCAG ATACTGTAACAGCCACCTGCAGGTGCTGGGCTTCATCCCCAAGAAGGAGCGCAAGAAGAAGCATGACGCGCTGGAGGAGATGCGTGGGCGGTCGCACCTGGACTCGGTGGCCCTCAATATCACCGTGCCCTCGCTGGCGCTGAAGGCCTCCAACGGCCTGGACGAGTTGCCGCCCTCGCTGCCGTGTTCGCGCCTGCTGCCCCTGCCCGACGGGGAGCACCTGGACCCGTTCGCCTTCTACGAGGAGGACGCGGAGGCGGAGGAAGGCACGCTGCGCAAGGGCTCCTCGGTCAGGAAGAAGCCGCAGAGTCGGCTGGTGCTCAGCCAGAGActgcctccgccgccgccgccgccgccgccaccaccgctgccACGCGACACCGACCTCCTCAAGCCTCGCTCCGAGCACTTTAGCCCTTCGGCTGCGCGCCCCGGCCCTCACCCTTCCTCCCCCCTGTGCGCCCAGCTTCCCCTCCAGCACAGCGGACTCCTCCGGCTGCCCAAGCACTCTGGCAGCCTGCCCCCTTACTCCCGCCAGGGCTCGCAGCAGGGTTTATTATGCAAGCCAGCACCACCTCACACTGGCCCCCCACTGCCTCCTGGGCTGGCCCCCGGCGGCGCCGCGCCCGGTCCGGGGCAGCCGTCTGGCTCCTCCCTCAGCAGGAAAGGCCTGCTCACTGCCACGCCTTTGCTGTCCGGCACGCTGGACTCGGTGCAGCGCCACCTGGTGGCAATGCGGCCCGCTTCCTTCTCGCCGCCCCCGGCCTGCCTGCAGAGGCTCAAGCACTTGGTGCAGCTGTGCTCCAACAGGCAAGAGGAACACGGGGATCTCTTCCCTCATCTAG GGTTGGACTGGTCTGAAGACAGTGGGGAGGAGGACTATGAAGACTTTGAAACACTTTCACCTTCCCAATTCTCTGGGAGATCACAGGAAGGATCCATGCAAGACCA CTCTCTGGAGGACACGAGTAGCTCCAGGAGGGTCCGGCTGGCCCGCCTCTGCGCCCTCCTGCAGGACAAGTACAAGCACCTGTGCCGGCAGGAGAGGGCCGCCACACGCCAGAAGAGACACCGATATGCCTTCCGCAAAGCCCTGCTGCACGCCGCCGCCAAGGACCCCGACTGCACGGCGGAGCTCATCCAGGCGCTCTGCAAGATCTCGCGATCCTCCTCAAG TGCAAAGCAGGTGCGACTGGGCGTCCCAGAGACCACTGGGCTCTGCACGGGCAGCACCAAGAGCCAGGCCTGCAGAAACAGAGCCCTGCCCTTCACCCAACACTGCTTCCAAC ACATCCTGCTGAACCGCTCCCAGCAGCTCTTCTCCAGCTGCACGGCCAAGTTTGCTGATGGACAGCAGTGCTCCATCCCCGTCTTTGACATCACGCACCAGACCCCGCTGTGCGAGGAACACGCCAAAAAAATG gACAACTTCCTGCGTGGGGATGGCAACAGGagacagctgcagcagcagcagcagcaacagcagcagcagcatctgcaccatcagcagcagcagcagcaccacctcctccatcagcaccagcaccaacGCAAGCCGCGCAAGAAGACCAAGCCGCCGGCGCTCACCAAGAAACACAAGAAGAAGCGGCGGAGAGGGCCGCGCCGGCCGCAGAAGCCCATCCCGCCCGCGCTGCCCCAGGGCAACCTGGCCATGCCCTCCAGCCTGGCGCTGCCCACCAACGCTGCCAGTGTCAG GAGTCTTTCGACGCCGGAGCTGAGCACGGACGAGCTtcctgacgacatcaccaatgACATAGCGGACATTCCAAACGACCTCGAACTGAACCAGGAGGATTTCTCGGACGTGTTGCCACGGCTTCCTGACGACCTGCAGGACTTTGACCTGTTTGAAG gtaaaAATGGGGAGTTGCTGCCCACCActgaggaggcggaggagctGGTGCGGGCGCTGCAGGCCATGGGCTCCTACCCGGACTCGCTGGCGTGCCTCTCCTCCATGGGCGAGCTGGCGCCAGGCGTGCCCTCGGGCAGCATGGGCGACCTGCTCAACGGCCGCCTGCCCGCCGAGAACTTCACCAGCCTCGAGCTGGAGGAGAACCTGCTGCACTCGGCCGACGCCCACTTCCCGCCCTCGCCCTCGCCGCCGCCTGCGCCCGCCTCGCGCCAGGCTCCCGTGCCCGCCGCCCCCTCGGCCCCCAGCCTGACCCCCGCCCCCCAGACGCCCAGCGAGCCCCAGAGGACGTTCCCGCGGCCCGCCGCTCCGCCCCACGCGCTGGCCAAGGCCGAGCCGGCCTGCTCCTCGCCCTCCGCCGGGCCCTTCAGCAGCAGCGAGCACGTGCCCTCCCCCTACAGCGAGCACATGGCCTCGCCCCACGCCGGCCACTTCCAGGCCGACTCGCCGCTGCTCCTGGAGGTGCCGCTGAGCGGGGTGCCCGGCCCGCCGCGGCCGCCCTGGAACCACCTGCCCCTCTCTCTGGCCGACGCCTCGCCGTACGGCAGCCTGATGGGGCCGGAGGGGCACCTGCTGTCCACCTCTCTGTCCACGCCGCCCTCCACCGCGCACCAGGCGGCCCTGCAGCCCACGGCGGCCCTGTCGGCGCTGCCCCAGGGGGGTCTGACGGGGCTGGGCTCGCCCCCCGCGCCGGCCGCCTCCACCACCGCCTCGTCCTCGTCCCCCCCCTCGTCCTCCCCGACGCGGGAGCTCCTGGGCGCGGCGCAGGCCAAGCAGCAGCTACCGCAGTTCAGTGCCGCCTTCGGCCACCAGCTGGCCTCCTCCCACAGCGGCATCCCCAAGGATGTGCAGCCCAGCCACAgctccacagcgccccctacgGGCTTCACCATCGCCAGTGCCACGGCTGCAAGTGCCAACAGCGCCACTCCCCCCTTCCCGCACAGTAACTGA